TGCAGCACCTGTCGAACATATGGACCATTGGCAACGTGTGTAACGTTAATGTCGCATCCTAGAATGTCACATGCAACGTGTGTCCTTTCTCATTCTTATTTGTTTTTACTACCTTTTTTCAAACATGCAACATAACAAAATATCTGCAGGCATCCCCacacaagaaaatcaaattagtttAGTTAATATGCATACGCAttctttaatttaatattgGTCATCCTAACATCAAAAGGAAGATGCAATACATTTTATAAGTCTTAAAAATATGTCGAGATTACCTAGCACCACTATATACCTACAAATCAAAAGTCCACCCGTACATTATTCAAACATCGTACCACTCAAGGGTTTATAACTTGGGGCATCATCACATCACTGCCATTGTTGTCGAATTAATGGGGACCATTAAAGCCACTTTAATGGTCCAATCTACTCGCCATTAATAATATTGTACCAAGCAACAAGACTATGGGACAAGTTCCGGGAGCCTTAACCCAAACAGTTGAACTGAATTAACCCAAAACTATGGGATAAGTTCTACACTTCTTTTTTAACCTAGTATTTTAAGCTCAATCTCATCATCTAAGTAAATAAGTTAATAAGTATCCCTCTATATaatcattatatatatacatatatatattattttaaagtaAACAcgcatttttaaatatatttattttaaaaaactccTTGGAATTTTTATAATGTACACGGAagtatcttttaaattttctgcATGTCACGCCATTATTGACCTGAAttgaaaatttcccaaattaatatacaaatCCATCTAATATACCAATAAGAGGCGGTGAATTAGAAAGACTGAGCCAAAATGATGTCAATGAACGCTACTTTATTTTGCAAAGTGTCCTCCTAGTAAGACTAGAGGTGGCAAAAATGGATCATGCACCCATACCTTACTTGCCCGAATCTAAAATATAGGTTAGAATGAGATTAATAGAAGAAAGCTCATTAAGATAAGGGTACCCCAACTCCATAACAGAGGCTAGAATAAATCCAATAGAGGAAACCCAATTAATTATGAAGTACATAATATGGGTTCGCCTGAATCTAAAATATAAGTTACAGCTTCAATCCGTTTATTCCTTTCTTCATACACATTTCCCCGAATAGATCAGTCCAATTACCCAAATTTACCTCAAAGTGGTTGATCATTCTACAGAAGGTAGCTGGAAACCTCCCCCCCCGGGACATCACAAAGCATGAGCGAGAGTATATCATCAGCAGATGGAAAATCGGTGGGCTGTTCTCCCGTGTGCCTTCACTGTCATGAATTCAATACGGTATATTGTCTCAGCCATCTGTGCTAGACGTAGGACCTCTCCTCCTCTGTCGCTTTATCATAGACTATCTGTCACCTTCTCAAGCTCAGATCCAGGTAACATAATCACTACTGGACGAGGACGGTTTGCATGATTTGAAGCGACGCTTCCCAACCATCTGCATTTTCTGGACCATGAAGCTTGATAAGTAGCTGCCCATAGCCGTGTCAAAATCATCAGGAAAAGCTAACGAATGATACCAATCGCGAATGCCGAACTTCCGAGATTCTTAGCTGCAGATTACCAATCAGATGTAATGAAGAACCGCTCGAactgaagaaccagaagacactGTGTAACATCTGTTGAAACCTGTAGAAGGCAGTATCTCAACTCTTGAAGGGAGTACACGTCGTGCTGTTTAATGTCAACTATGAGTATCAAGCAGTTCAAGCCAAAGCAACAGACCCCATGAGTTCCACAAGAGATTCTGAAGTTAGTTGCACATATAATTCATTTAGCTTAGAATCAAATATAGCCTATTTCTTTACATTTATCTCACTTAATTAATATCTTAGAATCAAATTAGTCGcaacaaatttaaaatagaaaaacttaaaaagatCAAATCAGACTCTAAATGAGAGACGTTATCGATAAATATCTTATTGCTATATAAAGCGTAGTTGATTTATTTCCAACAATTTGATTTAGCCCGGCAGAAAAATTACATAACACGAtccattatattaatatgaggATATTAAATGAAGCAAATAACTCCCATTACTTTAAACGTACAAAAGTATTAATATTCATCTCAAACTTGCAAGAAAGTATTTAAGCAAAAAAAGACAACAATTGCTATTAAGCTACAAGAAAGACCacttatatttaaaatatttttcttttgtactttttgACCAAACATAATTCAAGAACAGCTctccttaaaatatttttctgtcGTACTTTTTGACCAAACATAATTCAAGAAAGCTCTCCTTATAGCACCATAGAAGATCATGTATTTGTATTCAATTTGCCTTCATAAAGTATAATACCCTTCAACAAACTATAAAACAAATTATACAGAACCACATACTTTTCTCTTATATTACCTCCCATCTTAACGGATTAGTAGTTATCCAAAACTAAGCATATATACAAGGCCGCGCTAGTGCAAGCTAAGTAACTAGTTTATGTTGGTTTTGGATGTAATGGATGCCTACACACAtgttagttataaattttttacctgAAAATTTATTTACCACATATTATTTGTTACGTGACAAGAGTCAAATTAACCACGTTGCTTGCGTTCACTGAATAGACTAAATTTGCTAAAACTGTATTGAATTTTTACAGAAGCTCTCTTAACAAAATCACATCCTCTTAGATATCAGAAACTTCTACAACTCATCCCCGGTTTGACTCTTGAGGTTAGGGTTTGGCGATCGTGGGCCATTGCTCGATGATCTTGCGCTAGTGTACAAGATCATAGTCATTGCCACTCTATGTAGCATCTCGAAGGAAGAAAACGCGACTCTTGTCTCGAAAACCACGAAAGTTTTTCCATTAGAAGTATCATCGGCTCATAAATATGacttaaatgagattaattatggcTTTTACTTTTTGGCTACTTCAGGCATTGACCGGAGATAGCATCAAATCAACACCGTGTGCTGAGTCTTTCACCATTAAGTATGATTTTGTGAGCAAAATTGTACCTAAAATCTTAGCCATCACGCACTAAgtgaataattttgaaaattgccCACATGCTGCTTAAGTATTGCCTACGTGAAATCcttaaattgcacttttcactGTACATTTTGGGATTCAATTGCAAActtaaataaaaagtttatgacataataaagcaattgaaaatagaCTCGATTACATTTCTAGGAAAAAGGTTTTAGATTTTGATTGAATCAACTCGATTGCATTCAATACTATGGATTTAGGCCCTGTGATACAATTTTCTATATTAACTCCCTATTTTATGCTAGGTAACATCCTATCATCTTCTTTACATGAAAAAGATGGCTTTAGTAAAAGTTTTAGAAAAAAGCACTACATTTTAGAAGAGCCATTGGCGAGATTTGTCCGCTGTTATGTTACCACTAAATTCttgtgaaaaatatcttcagcCTACTCTctcatctatatatatatatatctatatatatatatatatatatatagatttccATTTTGAATACGAAAATTTGATGGGCATCTTGGCGGAAGAATCGATCATGTGAAATCTGTTTCTTGGCTTTAGCCAAAAAAGCCGGGAGAGGTGTAGGGGTTCCCTTATTGTATTAATAataaatctagaaaaaaaaacaaaagaaatataaaatgatCATAAAGCAGGCACATGTGTCACGGCTTGAAAAAAAGGGATGTGCAACCCTCAACTAGTATCCCTAAGTCCTAAAGTTTTCTCGAGTGTTCTAAAATACTTATGGGCAAATGATATGGTAAAATGTATGAACATATAATAAATACGAAGAGTTAGTAGTTGGAGAGATATAATCTCCACTGTATGATTAAGGAAAAATCTATGGATATGGTTTGTCCCGTATTTGTATATATAGGGGTCTCATCCGACTCATTCATAAGTGAAATACAAATCAAGAACTTCTCTCTAAAAGATCATTGTGAGTCTACTATGAGTAAGGCTACTTGAGAGGCTAGTCGTGATATATgcatatttaaagaaaatgtagATTGATTATAGATTTATCTCTTTTTTGGTTCATTGCATTTTCAGTTTAATTTGCTTTAATCAATAGTGGATTGAGCCCCTTTGAAATTCTCCAGAGCAATTTTTCAGTCGTGAAAAAGAGCGTTGTGGTTTTTTTACAAGGCATTtggcaattaattttttagcgACAATGCTTTTGCAATTGAAATTGAAGTAGCTTacaacaatttttcaaaaattcgatCTGTTGAATTatatattgtcaaaaaaaaaaaatagtacttGACACATAATTATAGCTAAGCCAAGCGGATGtttttatctacttttatttgagttttcAATAGTTAAGATTTTGTTGACGACCCTGattaatgaacaattttgcCTTACAGGCATTTCTGGTTGTGGAGAACTGCCATGATTTACATTAACAAGTGATTCTCGTCTTCACTTATATATATTAAtcgtaattatttttttttggtaaagaatatTAATCGTAATTATTGATCATTAgatctctttattatttttaacggCAGAGTGTCGTCAACATCCCATCACTCTACCTTAAAAAATAGTATAAAAGTATGGAATTGATAGGATTTTTGCGTCATTTTTAAAGGAACGTTCCTCAATACATTGAATTGGTCTTTTTGAAACAGAATGGACGCATCATTTTGATTATGATCACTCAATCACTCTTTCttccaaaaaaagaatacaCGCTAATGGAGATAAGATATGAATGGGATGTCTACATCATTTTAAGAGAGACGTATTCAAGTCATTCAATTAGCATTCTTCAAAAGTGACGAAATGGTCAAAATAATACCAGAATTGAGCGATTACCTATTACGCTTAAACATTCTTATTGATaatgttttcctttcattcatttttgtaagcgatgcaattgatcattttgaaaaagatattcttcaaattattgatttttttcgtgaaataaatacATCATTAATGATAAAAGGGAATGGCTAATGGTCCATCTTCTAGCATTAAACAgaaaaggagaggagaggagagggggGCAAAAGGGCATGAAACGGTTGACCCTAATTCTAGCTGTACTGCACATGCCGCAGTGTCGAGAGATTTGTGAGTTACAGTAGCCCTCCCAAAAAAGGACAGTGAATAATTACAATCACAAAATTTCACGATATTATTCATTCTGGATTTTCTCTGCATTTCGAAGCGTTCTGTTGAACAAACGCTTATCACCTGCTCCCTTTTAGCCCCCCCTCCCTTCCCGTCCCCCACGCCATCTCTTCCTCCCTTTCCTGCGTCCTCCTATGCATTGAGACGAGAGAGCGTGAACAGCAGCAATGGAGAGGAACAGGGTGTGCAAGATCTGCAACAGGCGCTTCTCCAATGGAAAAGCCATGGGCGGCCACATGAGATCTCACTTCGCCAAGCTCCCGCCCCGCCTCCCTCTCCCCAGCCCACTCCCACTCCCACTCCGTCCTCTTCCCTCTCCCTGTCTCCGCAACGACTGCATCAAGGGAAGCCTCAGACTCCGGCGGCCGTCCACGACAGAGGGAGCGACACCGAGTCATCGCGGCGCAGAAAGCGGAACCGATCCAAACGGTGGCGCCGCGCGGTGGGAGCCGATGCTCTCTTGAATGCCGACGTCGAGCAGGCGATCAGCTCGGTCTCGGAGACCGAGACGCTGTCCGAGGCGGATGGCGCCCTGTGCCTGATGATGCTCTCCAGGGGCAAATGGCCGAAGCGATCGAGCGCGGAAACCGATGGGCATGAGGAGGACGATGGCGACGACTCGGTCTCCGTGACCCAGATGAACGGTCGGGCTGGGTCGAGCCGGCCCAAGTACCGGTGCGAGACATGCAACAAAGGGTTCGGATCGTATCAAGCGCTTGGCGGGCACAGGGCGAGCCACAAGAAGACGAGCGAGGAAAACTTGATCGGCCATAATCACAAGAGACTCGCTTTTGAGTGTCCTTACTGTCACAAGGTGTTCGATTCCGGCCAAGCTTTGGGCGGGCACAAGAAAGTTCACAATGAAGCGATCACCGTCACTGCCAAGAGCAAGAACTGCGACGCCGGCGAGAGCTTAATAGATCTCAACCTACCAGCACCCGAAGAGAACGGTGAAGAAACGACGGCGAGTCTGGTCGAGATCTCTTCAGTCTCCAACGAAGAAACATTCTATCCGATTAAGAAGACCCTTTTCCAGGTCTAAGACTAGGGCGACAGCGAATCAAACTATGAATTCCAAGTATCGGATGCAACAGGCTGTATAGAGGTAATTAATACGGCATTTTGTTTGTACATAATTTTCCCGAACGCCGTAGCTTGTCTGAGCATCGAGATAAAGCTAAACACATGAAGTTCAAGAGAGTACTTTGTCTTTTCTTTAAGATCGTTTTGTAGGATAAATCTAAAACATCGAGTTCATGGGTGCTGCATTTGCTTGCCGTTTCGGCAATTGATGATGTCAAAATGGCTTTTAGGTGCGGTGGGGGCGCTGGTTCTGCAGCGTTGCCCCCCCACACCTCTCCCacaaaagacagagagagacgcCATTGATGCAGGTACCCTCGGTGGAATAGAGCGATTCGAGCATTGATTTCTAGGGGTGATTATTCTTTTTCCGGTTCCCAAAAATCGGAATCAATGAGGAGCAGACCGATTGGTCCTAGGGACCGCGTCCGTTTTAATGGAACCGtattactaatttttttgaaaaaataataaactaaaaaaagtatatttagTCTGTTTAATCTGGTATTAAAAATTGGATTGCCCGAATACTAGTTCCACTTTTAGGAACCAGGAAACACTCTCGGGAATAAGACCAAACAagatggtccggtccggtccggaaGATTCTCGGTTTCGGCGGTCCGATTTGCATATCCCTATTGAttgcattttaataaaatgattttcttgCTGATTCGTGGGTATTAATGGAATCGATTCGAGCGGAAGCCCTTCGAGCTAAGGTAGGCGATGCATGGTACTGTGTGTCCAGCTGTTTTCTAGCTAACCGTTTCCCTGCATTTCCTCGCTCCGCAGTTGACAGAAAGAGTTTGTTTGGATACGGAAAGCAGCAGCGTCGACCTGTTCGTTTTTGTTGGGTCTTTAGTTTTTGTTGCTTCTGTGCAGTTGGGCCACCGGGTAACAGCATCTTTCCTTCTTATCTCTAGCCTTGCGAGAGAGTCCGCTTGTTGACCGCGCTAAGTTTTTACCACATCCTATCGGTTCGTCCTTCGCATAGCGGTGGGATTTCGATCCAACGCTCTTTGCATTTTCTGAGTCCATAAGCTTTTTCCGTTTGCACGTCGTATAAGGTTCATAGATTTTAATGAATGTATCGTGTTTGGGACAAATTAGAGTTGGTCGTTCGCCAGCTAAGGCTGTCAAAATAAGTTTACAAACTTATAATTAAATCCAATTTAATccagatttatttaaatatgtcATAAATTGGCCACTTTCCACTTAAAGTACGGGTCATATGGTTTTAAAGTTAAAAGTCTAAAACAAATGGATTTTAGTGGGCTGGTTATAGACCCACTTTCAACCCATTTAATAATAAATAGGTCAGGCTTAGCTCACTTTGATCCTTCTTAGTtagtctcttctctctccctcttccatTTCATGACTTGTGATTTTCTCCGTTCGTTCACTTCGTTTCCGCCATTGTTAGATTTTCTTTGACCTCTGGCTCATAACTTGACACTATTATGACAAATTACACTTATGAGGAAACCCAAACTTTCACCATTGCCTTCATGCCCTTGTCCATAACCTAGCCCCCGAGCTCTCTCAATAACTTAACGATTCAGTACATGGAACAACCCATTCTTCAAAGGCAGCCATTGAAGGAGAAAAGTTGCTAAAAATAGATTTCAGGTCAGGTTGGGTTTGAGTCATGTATAAATTTGCATTGGATAtaaaaatgagtcaatttgggtcggatttttttttatccaaccCCGAAGCTCCCTCACTAACTTAATGATTCAGTACATGGAGTGACCGATTCTTCAAAGGCaacaatttaaggagaaaagtTGCTAAAAGTAGATTCTAGAATGGGTTGGgtttgaaatagatttggatTGGGTTAGGTATAAATTTGCATTAGAATtaaaaatgagtcaatttggGTCAGATAATTTTCTATCCGACCCAAACCCAACCCGACACACGTGTGATGGGTCTATCACCAACGTGAGACATCGACGTTCGTACTTAAAATTTTCTGTTCTCTTTAAGGATCCTGCTAGAGATTAGTTTGGGGAATGTTTGACGATCTAATGTGGCCTTTGGGCGCGGggggaaattgaaaaaaagatttGTGGGCTTCGGAAGCCGGCTTGTGCTGTAGATTTCTAAAGGGCCCAGATGCACATCCATGGTTGACTTTCGATTTTCTTCAAATCGGAGCTTCCTTGAATTTCATGCCCAATTAAAAAAAGTGCAGTCGGTTGCACCGGCCGCGTTCAACGTGGCAGCCTCGCAGGTTCTCTGCGATCGTGAGAGCTTTGTAGAGAGGGAGCACTCAAAACGTGCTCTCAACTTAAATCTCGTTTTTCCACTAACACGAAAAAAGCAGACGTTAAGCCACGTTTGGATCGCTATATGTACCATTAACATTGATGCGGTCGTAATTGGTACCGAGTCAACATGGACCCCAACAACACTGCCCGCCGCCACAGCCGTCGCCTGCCGCCACTGATGGTGCAGCCGCCTCCGCCGCACCTCGTCCGCAGCAGGAGCGGAGCTCCAACCGCCATGTTGCTCCCTGAAGCCCGCACCCCTAGCCAAAGAGTCACCGTTGCCCGCTCCAAATCGACTTCCAAACCGAGGCCCAAATCATCAGGCCACGACGGAGATGGCGAAGAGGACAACAACAACGGCAATGTAAGTTCAGCCAAGCTCAAGAGACGCCAGCAAAGTAATCCCTCTGGGCTGGTAGTACCGAGAACGACACAGTCGGCCCCACCTTCGCCCTCGGCGTGGGCTTTATCTCCAGGACGAAGTTTATCGCGGGCAGGATCATTAGCGATGGAGGTTTCTTCCGGCTTCAATGCGCCAAAGGCATGTACTAAGAAACCGGAGAGCAAAACAAATGGAGGTGGTGGCAATGGCGGTGCAGTTAGTAAGGTTTTGAAGTACTTCAAGCCAAAGAGGAAGGTATCGCCTGTGCAAGAAGAGGAGATTCACAAGTTACGCATCTTGCACAGCTCATTATTGCAATGGAGATTCGCTAATGCTCGTGCTCAAGCAGCTGCGGATAACACGAAGAGGAATGCCGAGGTGCGCTCTTtctattgattttgaatttgataattCGCCACACCGATAGCTTGTATCACTACAATAATGTGCTGTAAACTTCCATAAACCTTTGGGTTTGTACGATAATTTCTGCATTATTATCTTTATCATCAGCATTGAGATTGCTCGTACGCTGGTGATCGCAGGAGAAATTGCTCCTGGTATGGATTAGGATAGCAAAGATGAGATGGTCAGTGATGGAGAAGATTATCGAAATGCGAAGAGTTAGACATCTTAGAAGGTTGTACGAGATCATGAGCCCTCAGGTTCATATGCTGCAAGAGTATTCAGCGAAGCTGGAGAGGAAACATGTTGAAGGGCTTGGCAGGTTGTCGAGAAAGCTGGTGGCTCTTTCCAACCTTCTTCCTCTCGAAAGTGCCAAGGTGACCGCAATTTGTTGCGcttctcatttcatttcattcttCAGTAAATTCACGATGCATTCTTCAGGATCTCAATGAAATAGGGTTACGATAGTGACTGAGGGAAATCTGTTATGTATTACAGGCCGATGACATGATGTCCATTGCCAGAGCTATGAACATGGCAATGGAAGCAATGGACAACATGAACGCAACAAATCTCGATTTGTTCTTACAGGTTCttagtttgtttgtttgtttgttttttgttggGGGGCATTTTGTTCCTATCATGAAAATAAGGTATGCATCCTACAAAGAATATGAAAAATCTAACTTGCAATTGAATGTTGTTTATACGTTGATTTGAGCAGGCTGAGGAAATGTGTTACTTGATGACAGAGCTTATAAGCACCCTCGATAGAGAAAGGCATTGTCTTCTGGAACTTGACAAGCTTGTACCCATCTTCGTTGCCTTATTGGTGAGCCTCAAAACAACATTAATCTGTCACTTTCATTTTTGAATTTAGTTGCTTTCTTTGTTTGGCTTAAGCAATGTAATTTGCGATATTGctgaaaagatgaagaaaagggGACGAGTGATcttattttgaagtattttttgggggaaaataacataaatggtCAATGAATTTTAGTCAAAATGTGTAATGTCTtccataaactttttatttgttcaatgtggttcttgaattttttgttcacattcaatttagtccatgaacAATATATGAAAATTAGACATGTGAAAATGGATGATACCAATTTCTTAATCCATCTTTAATAGGCCAAGTCATTATATGGGTTGGTTATGTTTAGTAAAACacattcaatttagtccctaaacaataaatcaaaattacaCCTGTCAAAATGGGTGACACAAAATTCTCAACCCATCTTTAATAGGTTGAGTCATTATATGGGTTAGTTATGTTTTAGTAAATGAGTTattaaccgaccaaaaaaaaaaaaaaactagtttagAATGgcaaagctaaaaaaaaaaaaaatattaatattaaatggATTCACAGTTTACTCAAACCCAACCCACCTTTATGATTCCCTCTTCACCTtctatgagaaaataatggatTCTTTGGAATGTCTTAACTCTAGAGAAATCATGTAGGCCCGCAAGATGGGATAGACTTTACCTTAAAATATcaagatagtttctttttttcaccattattttttttaattaatcctgTAAGTTTCATCTAGTTGTTGGAGTATATCTTTCCTTAGTTGCATTCGGCACTATCATTTTTAAGTAATATTCTCATTTTAGTTCTTGTCTTTGCAATCCATGGTCAGCATAAATCATTCTTTAATATCTTAcacttaatttaattaaaatttcaatttgtccATGTTATctattactttatttttataaattcattatTAGGTACTaactttctcttattcttcattGTGAATcgatacaaaaattgaaaattgtatGTAATATTAAAAGTCAATTCTGTAGTAACTTATAGTTTAAATAGCGATTTTATCTAAATAATATACACACATAAACTTAAAGTGGGTAAGATTGTATATGGGTCGAGAATAGATCAGGTCAAGTATGTatcactaaatttgtattacatATAATAAATAGGTATGAATGGGTCAGACCATTTTGGATTCAATGCAAACCCAATCCAACCAACCCATTTGATTGCCTTAATGAAAATGTCTGATATTGtctttgaacttgaattaatgaaagataCTTTTACATAGTTTTGGaactagattgaatatttactaaaagttcaagaactacatTACTCATTGAGCTAAAGTTTAgagaccacattgaataaattaagagTTTATGTATGGCATAACATATTAGGTCAAAGTTTATGGACAATTTGTATAATTATCCCTATTTTGAATGTTGGGTTGATTCTCGATGGGCTCCATCTTCCGCATGTCCACAGATGGACTCAAGACCTATTAATCAACAAAATCCAGCATTTTAAGTTCGCGTCAAATCGTGCAGGCAGGGGAGGGGAGCTTGAGAGCTCACATCATCCAAGCAAAAGAATTGGCCATACTTCATATCAGTCCTACGACTGTTACGAGGCGAAAGCTTGGCAAATGTCCTCCGATGGGTTATGCAGAAATTAAACTATGCAATGTTTAAGCTCCTCAGTTAACTTTGTGTATTATATTTCGATGTGATTCTGAATTTCTTAGACTCAATCAATATTAAATTACCTAACACATATTATTTAGGGATAAATGTActgaaagtcctaaaacttgtcctaaaactttcaaaaaatgttatCAATAGAAGAATTTGATtcgatcaatttgataagttttataactcgattacattttttgaaaattttagaactcaattgcacttttataagaggtttttataattaaattgcgCTTTGTTGATAGAGTTTTAGGATTTCCAATACACTTATCCTTATTATTTAATAAGAAGTTACATCATCAAACTTCATATTTGGATTGTCTCCGACACTAAACATACACGGTGCCACGTTCTTCAAAAGCTAAACTATCGCTCCACACGCGTTTTTTCATTTCCGGCACGACATAACCAAACACAGACAATCTTCCTCCGATTATGTTTAGAACTTTGCATGGTTCACACACAAATGTCGGAGGCGGAGTGGAAGAACGGCCGGGATACGGTGCTTTCGGCAAGAAAGAACGCATCGAATTGCATTGAAGTCAAagcacgaggaagaagaaaagtgcGTTTTTCCTACGACGCGTGGGCACGAATTCGAGTAATCTGATGTAGACCATATGCATGCGTCGCGGGTTTTCGGCCTCAGACATTGTTGTTTTCACGGCGAAGGGGAAGTTTTGCGAAAGGCCTCACACATCACTCGATAAAAAAGGTAACATGACCTAGCCGAACAAGACAAAAACACGCTCGGGAAAATTCTATTTaagtataaaaagaaaaccacTT
The sequence above is drawn from the Eucalyptus grandis isolate ANBG69807.140 chromosome 11, ASM1654582v1, whole genome shotgun sequence genome and encodes:
- the LOC104426947 gene encoding zinc finger protein ZAT1, translating into MANGPSSSIKQKRRGEERGAKGHETVDPNSSSPPPFPSPTPSLPPFPASSYALRRESVNSSNGEEQGVQDLQQALLQWKSHGRPHEISLRQAPAPPPSPQPTPTPTPSSSLSLSPQRLHQGKPQTPAAVHDRGSDTESSRRRKRNRSKRWRRAVGADALLNADVEQAISSVSETETLSEADGALCLMMLSRGKWPKRSSAETDGHEEDDGDDSVSVTQMNGRAGSSRPKYRCETCNKGFGSYQALGGHRASHKKTSEENLIGHNHKRLAFECPYCHKVFDSGQALGGHKKVHNEAITVTAKSKNCDAGESLIDLNLPAPEENGEETTASLVEISSVSNEETFYPIKKTLFQV
- the LOC104424350 gene encoding QWRF motif-containing protein 7 translates to MDPNNTARRHSRRLPPLMVQPPPPHLVRSRSGAPTAMLLPEARTPSQRVTVARSKSTSKPRPKSSGHDGDGEEDNNNGNVSSAKLKRRQQSNPSGLVVPRTTQSAPPSPSAWALSPGRSLSRAGSLAMEVSSGFNAPKACTKKPESKTNGGGGNGGAVSKVLKYFKPKRKVSPVQEEEIHKLRILHSSLLQWRFANARAQAAADNTKRNAEEKLLLVWIRIAKMRWSVMEKIIEMRRVRHLRRLYEIMSPQVHMLQEYSAKLERKHVEGLGRLSRKLVALSNLLPLESAKADDMMSIARAMNMAMEAMDNMNATNLDLFLQAEEMCYLMTELISTLDRERHCLLELDKLVPIFVALLAGEGSLRAHIIQAKELAILHISPTTVTRRKLGKCPPMGYAEIKLCNV